From the genome of Desulfuromonas sp., one region includes:
- a CDS encoding pyridoxamine 5'-phosphate oxidase family protein, producing the protein MRRNDKQITDFEKIEEVIRKCRVCRLGLSHNDRPYIIPINFGYRDKTLYFHSAREGTKVDILKKNPNICFEFDIDLGTVRNEDSGCNWSNRYQSVIGFGKIAIVEGVEQKRDALDILMKNYSDTRFDYPYRSLENTLVFKVDIESMTGKQSI; encoded by the coding sequence TTGCGCAGAAACGATAAACAAATCACCGATTTTGAAAAAATCGAAGAGGTTATCCGCAAGTGTCGCGTCTGCCGGCTCGGTCTGAGTCACAACGATCGGCCCTATATCATTCCGATCAACTTCGGCTATCGGGACAAGACTCTCTACTTTCACTCGGCCCGTGAAGGGACAAAAGTTGATATTCTGAAAAAGAATCCGAACATCTGCTTCGAATTTGACATTGACCTCGGAACCGTGCGCAACGAGGATTCGGGCTGCAACTGGAGCAATCGCTATCAGAGCGTGATCGGATTTGGCAAAATTGCAATTGTCGAGGGGGTGGAACAGAAGCGGGATGCCCTTGATATCCTGATGAAAAACTATTCAGACACCCGCTTCGATTACCCATACCGTTCGCTCGAGAATACGCTGGTATTCAAAGTTGACATCGAGTCGATGACCGGCAAACAATCGATCTAA
- a CDS encoding TrmH family RNA methyltransferase, with the protein MARKPKFKEIETRYRKDRQKNVMAVPGVHDFVIVLDHLKAGFNVAKILRSAQAFGAAEIHLVNIGVFDPAPAKGALRKVPAKFIDTFCGSYADLNGRGYTCYLLSGDGETSLTEIELPQKSAFIFGHEEFGSSFECNDFPEVKTLKIPQYGEM; encoded by the coding sequence ATGGCTCGCAAGCCGAAATTTAAAGAGATCGAGACCCGCTACCGCAAGGATCGGCAGAAAAATGTCATGGCCGTACCGGGTGTACATGATTTTGTTATCGTCCTTGATCACCTCAAGGCTGGGTTTAATGTCGCCAAAATCCTGCGTAGCGCCCAGGCCTTCGGTGCCGCTGAAATTCACCTGGTGAATATCGGGGTGTTCGATCCGGCCCCGGCCAAGGGGGCTTTACGGAAAGTGCCGGCAAAATTCATCGATACCTTTTGCGGGAGTTATGCTGACCTGAACGGACGGGGGTATACCTGTTATCTGCTGAGCGGAGACGGCGAGACGAGCCTGACCGAAATTGAATTACCACAAAAAAGCGCTTTCATTTTCGGCCATGAAGAATTCGGGTCGAGTTTTGAATGTAATGATTTTCCGGAGGTTAAAACCCTTAAAATTCCTCAGTATGGTGAAATGTAG
- a CDS encoding NADH-quinone oxidoreductase subunit M, which produces MDTAVVTYPGFPWLTLLLVLPLLGSLICWLHRKQPEECRWYALAATLAVFVLSVWMFVTAPESGQRWFLYEDFAWIDRFGVRFTLGLDGLSLLMIVLTAFLQVIGVIISWPVKKHAPLFFILLMVMESGIFGVFLALDLVLFYIFWEVMLIPMFLLIGIWGGKRRVYASVKFFLYTLAGSLLMLLGILALYWIHGQQTGEYTFALSALRQTDLTETASFWLYGSFLIAFIIKVPLFPFHTWLPDAHTEAPTAGSLDLAGLLLKTGAYALIRFGFTLFPEMAKKSLPLLAALALIGLFHAAWVAYLQKDAKRLIAYSSISHLGLVIIGFAAWNVTALEGSILLMVAHGIATGGLFVLIAMLEARTSTRNLDELGGLWHCAPVLSAFLLVFALASLGLPGLGNFSGEILVLIGTFKVQPLWAVLAIIGVVFSAAYMLRLLRHTIWGPQGKLAVCHDLTAREYLVLVPMAVVLIWIGLYPATFLDPLQQSVAYLLNEPVVAQLAGGAQ; this is translated from the coding sequence ATGGATACTGCCGTAGTGACATATCCCGGGTTCCCCTGGCTGACTCTGCTTCTGGTCCTGCCACTGCTCGGTTCATTAATCTGCTGGTTGCATCGCAAGCAGCCGGAGGAGTGCCGCTGGTATGCCCTGGCGGCGACCCTGGCGGTTTTTGTGCTGAGCGTCTGGATGTTCGTGACCGCACCGGAGAGCGGGCAGCGCTGGTTCCTCTACGAGGACTTTGCCTGGATTGATCGCTTTGGCGTGCGCTTTACTCTCGGACTCGATGGCTTATCTTTGCTGATGATTGTCCTGACCGCTTTCCTGCAGGTGATTGGCGTTATTATCTCGTGGCCGGTCAAAAAACATGCGCCACTCTTTTTTATTCTCCTGATGGTTATGGAGTCAGGGATTTTCGGTGTTTTTCTGGCGCTTGATCTGGTTCTCTTCTATATCTTCTGGGAAGTGATGCTGATCCCGATGTTTCTGCTGATCGGCATCTGGGGCGGCAAGCGCCGCGTCTATGCTTCGGTCAAGTTTTTCCTCTATACGCTTGCCGGCTCATTGCTGATGTTGCTCGGTATCCTGGCGCTCTACTGGATCCATGGGCAACAGACCGGCGAGTATACCTTCGCCCTCTCAGCTCTGCGTCAGACCGATTTGACTGAGACCGCATCGTTCTGGCTGTATGGATCGTTTTTGATCGCTTTTATCATCAAGGTGCCGCTCTTCCCGTTCCATACCTGGCTGCCGGATGCCCATACCGAAGCACCGACCGCCGGTTCGCTCGATCTGGCCGGCCTGCTGCTGAAGACAGGGGCCTATGCCCTGATCCGCTTCGGGTTCACGCTCTTTCCGGAGATGGCGAAAAAATCGTTGCCGCTGCTGGCGGCCCTGGCTTTGATCGGTCTTTTTCACGCCGCCTGGGTCGCATATCTGCAGAAGGACGCCAAGCGGCTCATTGCCTACTCGTCAATCTCGCATCTCGGGCTCGTCATTATCGGTTTTGCTGCCTGGAATGTTACGGCCCTTGAAGGGAGCATCCTGTTGATGGTGGCGCACGGCATAGCAACCGGCGGACTGTTCGTGCTGATCGCGATGCTTGAGGCGCGGACATCGACCCGGAATCTTGATGAACTCGGCGGTCTCTGGCATTGCGCGCCGGTGCTGTCGGCGTTTCTCCTTGTTTTTGCGCTTGCCTCGCTCGGCCTGCCTGGCCTCGGCAACTTTTCCGGCGAGATTCTGGTACTGATCGGCACCTTCAAGGTCCAGCCGCTCTGGGCGGTGCTGGCGATTATCGGGGTGGTTTTTTCGGCGGCCTACATGCTCCGGCTGCTGCGCCACACGATCTGGGGACCGCAGGGCAAGCTGGCGGTCTGTCATGACCTGACTGCTCGCGAGTACCTGGTGCTGGTGCCGATGGCTGTCGTGCTGATCTGGATCGGTCTTTATCCGGCCACCTTCCTTGATCCGCTCCAGCAGTCGGTCGCCTATCTGCTGAACGAACCGGTGGTTGCGCAGTTGGCCGGAGGTGCTCAATGA
- a CDS encoding methyltransferase type 11 translates to MGILSWSTARLYDTVMQHTEKVCLGPWRRELLADLSGSVLEIGAGTGANLDYYPETITEYVLAEPDHHMRQRLAKKLASRGLTSRLYDNVAENLPFADNAFDNAVATLVLCSVSSPGRSLEELYRVLRPGGSLILIEHVVDPNRSGVYRWQRRIEPFWRCCAGNCHLTRDTFSTLNDAGFDCRQLQRDSMHGAVSLVAPVIRGIAKKP, encoded by the coding sequence ATGGGAATTCTATCCTGGAGCACCGCAAGACTATACGATACCGTCATGCAACATACGGAAAAGGTCTGTCTCGGCCCGTGGCGTCGGGAGCTTTTGGCGGACCTGTCCGGGTCAGTTCTTGAGATCGGCGCCGGTACTGGTGCGAACCTCGACTACTACCCGGAAACGATAACTGAGTACGTCCTGGCCGAGCCGGACCATCACATGCGCCAGCGCCTGGCAAAGAAACTGGCCAGCCGGGGACTTACCTCGCGCCTTTATGACAACGTTGCCGAAAACCTCCCTTTTGCCGACAACGCCTTCGACAACGCCGTCGCTACGCTGGTCCTCTGCTCAGTCAGCTCACCCGGGCGGAGCCTCGAAGAACTGTACCGGGTTCTCCGGCCGGGAGGTTCTCTTATCCTGATCGAACATGTCGTCGACCCGAACCGGAGCGGTGTTTACCGCTGGCAGAGACGGATTGAACCGTTCTGGCGATGCTGTGCCGGCAACTGCCATTTGACCCGGGATACGTTCTCGACGTTGAATGATGCCGGGTTCGACTGTCGCCAACTGCAGCGCGACAGCATGCACGGCGCTGTCTCCCTGGTTGCTCCGGTCATCCGCGGGATTGCCAAAAAGCCTTGA
- a CDS encoding NADH-quinone oxidoreductase subunit N: MTYPELVALLPVLILVFGALVVLLAGAWYAHWQNLILGGIGCALLAALTAMFCPAPVVEVANLYGAGAYARFFTALWSLLAALVLLLSVRYGEERQFDGGVYAALTLFAAAGMSLLSAATSLIGLFLGLEAYTLVLYILIAFDRESSFAAEAGLKYLVLGAVATGFMAFGIALIYLGAGTFHLPEAFTAAVVDGHLRPYTLFGWVMLLAAVGFKISLVPFHLWTPDVYQGAPAPVGGLLATGSKGAVVAALAALYFANGAAVADITSLLWLLAAVTMLVGTFQALAQRNLKRMLAFSSVVHMGYLLIGLLAGGDAGFSAIVFYIVVYTFATLGSFAVIASLSHAGGEPQEDQDIQGLGYRYAFRGALLAIFLVSLAGLPPTAGFIGKFGLFAAAIKGGQLSIALIGIFASLVSVYYYLRIVIVMYMAKVEPQHALHPGHRAEYAVLLACMVVVMLLGVFPGPLLDLAAFIAH, from the coding sequence ATGACCTATCCGGAACTTGTCGCCTTGCTGCCGGTCCTGATCCTTGTTTTCGGCGCCCTTGTTGTCCTGCTCGCCGGGGCCTGGTATGCGCACTGGCAAAACCTGATATTAGGCGGGATCGGGTGCGCTCTGCTGGCGGCGTTGACTGCCATGTTCTGTCCGGCACCGGTTGTCGAAGTGGCAAATCTTTATGGCGCCGGCGCCTATGCCCGATTTTTTACCGCCCTCTGGTCACTGCTGGCGGCCCTGGTCCTGTTGCTCTCTGTCCGTTATGGTGAAGAGCGGCAGTTTGATGGCGGCGTTTACGCGGCTCTGACCCTGTTCGCAGCGGCCGGCATGTCACTCCTTTCGGCCGCAACGTCACTGATCGGACTTTTCCTCGGGCTCGAGGCTTATACGCTGGTTCTCTATATCCTGATCGCTTTCGACCGTGAGTCTTCCTTTGCCGCCGAAGCCGGTCTCAAATATCTGGTGCTTGGCGCTGTTGCCACCGGTTTCATGGCATTCGGCATCGCTCTGATTTACCTCGGAGCAGGAACCTTTCATCTGCCGGAAGCGTTTACCGCGGCCGTGGTCGATGGTCATCTACGACCCTATACCCTGTTCGGCTGGGTCATGCTGCTGGCTGCGGTCGGCTTCAAGATCTCGTTGGTGCCGTTCCATCTCTGGACACCCGACGTTTACCAGGGGGCGCCGGCTCCGGTCGGCGGATTGCTTGCCACCGGTTCAAAAGGGGCCGTGGTGGCGGCATTGGCGGCTCTCTATTTTGCCAATGGAGCGGCTGTTGCCGATATTACAAGCCTGCTCTGGTTGCTCGCCGCAGTGACGATGCTGGTTGGAACATTTCAGGCGCTGGCCCAGCGTAATCTGAAGCGGATGCTCGCATTTTCTTCGGTTGTACATATGGGCTACCTGTTGATCGGTTTGCTGGCCGGTGGCGATGCAGGCTTCAGTGCCATCGTTTTCTATATCGTCGTCTATACCTTTGCCACTCTCGGCAGCTTTGCCGTTATAGCTTCCTTGTCACATGCCGGCGGCGAACCGCAGGAGGACCAGGACATTCAGGGCCTCGGTTATCGCTATGCCTTCCGTGGAGCCCTGCTCGCCATTTTTCTTGTTTCGCTCGCCGGGCTGCCACCGACAGCAGGTTTTATCGGGAAATTCGGCCTTTTTGCTGCAGCGATTAAAGGTGGCCAGTTGAGCATTGCCCTGATCGGTATCTTTGCATCATTGGTTTCAGTCTACTATTACCTGCGGATTGTGATCGTGATGTATATGGCCAAGGTCGAGCCACAGCATGCCCTGCATCCGGGTCACCGGGCAGAATATGCAGTTCTGCTGGCCTGCATGGTTGTCGTCATGCTGCTCGGCGTATTTCCCGGGCCACTGCTTGATCTGGCTGCATTTATAGCGCATTAG
- the sucB gene encoding dihydrolipoyllysine-residue succinyltransferase — translation MDIKIPEIGESVFEAVIAKWHKSDGDTVSRDEVICELETDKISLELNAEADGVLHIKAEEGATVPIGEVIATLEESDTAPADSSDSDEQAEETAADSDGQAEEAPVKKEKHEAPAPAEESAAKEAPKPSPQSTAPASTPSPAKSIPVRDYGPVERKPMAPIRKKIAERLLAARQQTAMLTTFNEADMSRVIALRKKHQDHFNKKHNVKLGFMSFFIKAAVEALKEYPLVNASIDGDDIVYHNYYHVGVAIGTERGLVVPVIRDADQLHFAEIEQTIANFSDRANNGKLDLSDLEGGTFTISNGGVYGSVLSTPILNPPQSGVLGMHAIRKQAVVVDDEIAIRPMMNLALSYDHRIIDGKEAVSFLKLIKEYIEDPEEMLLEM, via the coding sequence ATGGATATTAAAATACCGGAAATTGGTGAATCGGTTTTTGAAGCGGTCATCGCCAAATGGCATAAGAGTGATGGTGACACGGTGAGCCGTGATGAAGTGATCTGCGAACTCGAGACCGATAAAATTTCACTGGAGCTCAACGCCGAAGCGGACGGGGTTCTGCACATCAAGGCCGAGGAAGGTGCGACGGTTCCGATCGGTGAGGTGATCGCAACCCTTGAAGAGAGCGATACCGCCCCGGCCGACTCCTCTGATTCCGATGAACAAGCAGAAGAAACCGCGGCCGATTCCGACGGACAGGCGGAAGAAGCCCCGGTGAAAAAGGAGAAGCATGAGGCACCGGCGCCGGCCGAAGAGTCTGCGGCAAAAGAGGCACCGAAGCCCTCGCCGCAATCGACCGCACCGGCTTCAACCCCGTCACCGGCCAAGTCAATACCGGTTCGAGATTACGGCCCGGTCGAACGCAAGCCGATGGCACCGATCCGGAAGAAAATCGCCGAGCGGCTGCTTGCCGCCCGACAACAGACGGCGATGCTGACAACCTTCAATGAGGCCGACATGTCGCGGGTGATTGCCTTGCGCAAGAAGCATCAGGATCATTTCAATAAGAAACATAACGTCAAGCTCGGCTTCATGTCGTTCTTTATCAAGGCGGCGGTCGAAGCCCTCAAGGAGTATCCGCTGGTCAATGCCAGCATCGACGGTGATGATATCGTCTATCACAACTATTATCATGTCGGAGTAGCGATCGGGACCGAACGCGGGCTCGTCGTTCCGGTCATCCGGGATGCCGATCAACTGCACTTTGCCGAGATCGAGCAGACGATTGCCAACTTTTCAGACCGGGCCAATAACGGCAAGCTCGATCTCTCCGATCTCGAAGGCGGTACTTTCACTATCAGTAACGGCGGCGTTTACGGCTCGGTTCTCAGCACGCCGATTCTCAATCCGCCACAGAGCGGCGTCCTCGGCATGCATGCAATCCGGAAGCAGGCAGTTGTCGTTGATGACGAAATTGCCATCCGGCCGATGATGAATCTCGCTTTGAGCTATGACCACCGGATTATCGACGGCAAAGAAGCGGTCAGTTTTCTCAAACTGATCAAGGAGTACATTGAGGATCCGGAAGAGATGCTTCTTGAAATGTAA
- the trxB gene encoding thioredoxin-disulfide reductase, translating into MATTTDAIYETIILGSGPAGLTAAIYAARSRCCPLVIQGMQAGGQLTTTTDVENFPGFSEGIDGPTLMSEMEKQASRFGTQFITGEVTRVELQERPFRIWIGDDLYRCLTLIISTGASPRLLGLPNEEKLYGRGVSVCATCDGFFYRDKDIVMVGGGDSAVEEAVFLTRFARKVTMVHRRDTLRATPVLADRALSNKAIEFKWNSEVAEILEDEQGVTGIRLKHVEDGREEELPCDGVFIAIGHIPNTSLFKGQLEMTDDGYLKTRSGTETNIPGVFAAGDVMDPFFRQAITAAGAGCKAAIQAERFLDNLPIEDEGLICSRGICHPK; encoded by the coding sequence ATGGCGACAACAACTGATGCCATTTACGAAACGATCATTCTCGGCTCCGGCCCGGCCGGTTTAACCGCAGCGATCTACGCTGCGCGGAGCCGGTGCTGCCCGCTGGTCATCCAAGGGATGCAGGCAGGGGGACAATTAACCACGACGACCGACGTCGAAAACTTCCCCGGCTTCAGTGAAGGGATCGACGGGCCGACCCTGATGAGTGAAATGGAGAAACAGGCGAGCCGCTTCGGCACCCAATTTATAACCGGCGAAGTGACCCGGGTCGAGCTTCAGGAGCGGCCGTTCCGCATCTGGATCGGCGATGACCTGTATCGCTGCCTGACCCTGATTATTTCTACCGGGGCCTCCCCCCGACTGCTCGGTTTGCCGAACGAAGAAAAACTCTACGGTCGCGGCGTATCGGTCTGTGCAACCTGCGATGGCTTTTTTTATCGCGACAAGGATATCGTCATGGTCGGTGGCGGCGACAGTGCGGTTGAAGAGGCGGTATTTTTGACCCGCTTTGCCCGCAAGGTGACGATGGTTCACCGTCGTGACACCCTTCGCGCAACTCCGGTGCTGGCCGACCGGGCCCTGTCAAACAAGGCAATCGAGTTCAAATGGAACAGTGAAGTTGCGGAGATCCTGGAAGATGAGCAGGGCGTCACCGGCATCCGCCTGAAACATGTCGAGGATGGCCGCGAGGAAGAATTGCCCTGTGACGGGGTGTTCATCGCCATCGGCCATATTCCCAACACCTCGTTATTCAAAGGCCAGCTGGAAATGACCGACGACGGTTATCTCAAAACCCGCAGCGGCACCGAAACCAACATCCCCGGCGTCTTCGCGGCAGGTGATGTCATGGACCCATTTTTCCGCCAGGCAATCACCGCCGCCGGTGCCGGCTGCAAGGCGGCGATCCAGGCTGAGCGTTTTCTCGACAACCTGCCGATCGAGGATGAAGGTCTGATTTGCTCCAGAGGCATTTGTCACCCGAAATAA
- the sucA gene encoding 2-oxoglutarate dehydrogenase E1 component (SucA; E1 component of the oxoglutarate dehydrogenase complex which catalyzes the formation of succinyl-CoA from 2-oxoglutarate; SucA catalyzes the reaction of 2-oxoglutarate with dihydrolipoamide succinyltransferase-lipoate to form dihydrolipoamide succinyltransferase-succinyldihydrolipoate and carbon dioxide), producing MSDNAHYSPAWIENLYRLWEESPDQVPATWRAYFEGFALGQADETGSTGLSPEMSVKSSAVQSLIYRYRDIGHLLACTDPLSPCLLEHTQLSLDAFDLTEDDLDTVFHTRRFIRPSATLREIIDVMRDTYCRSIGVEFMHIQDNEERQWLKNRMESCLNRPRFSDETKLQIYRKILEATLFEAFLHKKFLGQKRFSLEGGETIIAVLENLVGKARHEGIRDIVLGMAHRGRLNILANVFQKPPENIFSEFKDNAEFDFVGDGDVKYHKGFSADLKGPDGNQIHLTMAHNPSHLEAVDPVVEGKARGRQENYSPQEANKVLPVLIHGDAAFAGQGIVPETLNLAQLEGYGTRGTLHIILNNQIGFTTVPADSRSTLYATDITKMLMVPIFHIHGEDPEAAIWAASLALEYRQKFGKDAILELICYRKHGHNEGDEPSFTQPLMYEKIRQRPGVFKVYGEKLIAEGVATADELEKIADRIVVGLERALEKVVEPESDIGFHGKWTGLDREYSEPDLETGVAADTITDLAGQMASLPDDFNPHPKIAKLLEKRLDSVRDRDLLDWGTTENLAYATLLNEGHPIRISGQDSRRGTFNHRHATIYDSTTGKPYTPLASVTSEPARFNVFDSSLSEAAVLGFEYGYSLEHPGGLTIWEAQFGDFANGAQVIIDQFIASSGSKWDRTSGITMFLPHGYEGQGAEHSSARIERYLQLCAGNNMFVVNPTTPAQHFHLLRRQAKLPFRRPLIVFTPKSLLRHPDCRSLLDELEKGSFQEVISDDLPPAKCKRIIFCSGKIYYDLLRQRTGRKAAKIALVRIEQLYPLRTDKITAILKEYPEDVEICWAQEEPANSGAWSHIEPQLRKLADRNIRYIGRAAAAATAVGSHRLHNLEQKRLVEEALKL from the coding sequence ATGAGCGACAACGCACATTACAGCCCGGCCTGGATAGAAAACCTGTATCGGCTCTGGGAAGAATCCCCTGACCAGGTTCCGGCGACCTGGCGGGCCTATTTCGAAGGGTTTGCTCTCGGGCAAGCCGATGAAACCGGCTCGACCGGCCTCTCGCCGGAGATGTCCGTCAAATCTTCAGCCGTACAGTCATTAATCTATCGGTATCGCGACATCGGCCACCTCCTTGCCTGTACCGACCCCCTATCCCCATGCCTGCTCGAACATACGCAATTGAGTCTTGATGCATTCGATCTGACCGAAGACGACCTTGATACGGTGTTTCATACCCGGCGCTTCATCAGGCCGAGTGCCACCCTGCGCGAGATCATTGACGTTATGCGCGACACCTACTGCCGGAGCATTGGTGTCGAATTCATGCACATCCAGGATAACGAGGAACGGCAATGGCTTAAAAACAGGATGGAATCGTGCCTGAACCGGCCCCGCTTCTCAGACGAGACCAAACTCCAGATCTATCGCAAGATTCTTGAAGCGACTCTGTTTGAAGCCTTTCTGCACAAGAAATTTCTCGGCCAGAAGCGATTCTCCCTTGAAGGCGGGGAAACAATCATAGCGGTTTTGGAGAACCTGGTTGGCAAGGCACGACACGAGGGAATCAGGGATATCGTTCTCGGCATGGCCCATCGTGGTCGTCTCAACATTCTCGCTAATGTTTTCCAGAAACCGCCTGAAAACATCTTCTCGGAGTTCAAGGATAACGCCGAGTTCGATTTTGTCGGCGACGGCGACGTCAAGTATCACAAGGGATTTTCTGCCGACCTCAAGGGGCCGGATGGCAACCAGATCCACTTGACCATGGCCCACAACCCGAGCCACCTTGAAGCGGTCGACCCGGTCGTCGAGGGCAAGGCTCGCGGCCGTCAGGAAAATTACAGCCCCCAAGAGGCCAACAAGGTCCTGCCGGTTCTTATTCATGGTGACGCCGCCTTTGCCGGACAGGGTATTGTCCCCGAAACCCTTAACCTGGCTCAACTTGAAGGCTACGGTACCCGGGGGACGCTGCATATCATACTCAACAACCAGATCGGCTTTACCACCGTTCCGGCTGACTCCCGTTCGACCCTCTATGCCACCGACATTACCAAGATGCTGATGGTACCGATCTTTCATATTCACGGCGAAGACCCGGAGGCGGCGATCTGGGCGGCTTCACTTGCCCTTGAGTATCGACAGAAATTCGGCAAGGATGCCATCCTTGAATTGATCTGTTACCGCAAGCACGGGCACAACGAAGGGGACGAACCGAGCTTCACCCAACCACTGATGTATGAAAAAATTCGACAGCGGCCGGGAGTTTTCAAGGTCTACGGCGAGAAGTTGATCGCCGAAGGTGTTGCCACCGCCGACGAGCTCGAAAAAATCGCCGATCGCATCGTGGTCGGACTGGAACGGGCACTGGAGAAGGTCGTCGAGCCCGAGTCGGACATCGGGTTCCACGGAAAATGGACCGGACTCGATCGGGAGTATTCGGAACCGGACCTTGAAACCGGAGTTGCCGCTGACACAATCACCGACCTGGCCGGACAAATGGCCAGCTTGCCGGATGATTTCAATCCGCACCCGAAGATCGCCAAGCTGCTCGAAAAACGTCTTGACTCGGTCCGCGACCGGGACCTCCTCGACTGGGGAACCACCGAAAACCTCGCCTACGCGACACTACTCAACGAGGGCCATCCGATCCGCATATCGGGACAGGATTCGCGGCGCGGCACCTTCAACCACCGCCACGCCACAATATACGACTCAACGACCGGCAAGCCGTACACACCGCTTGCATCAGTCACAAGCGAGCCGGCCCGTTTCAATGTTTTCGACAGCTCTCTGTCGGAGGCGGCTGTCCTTGGATTCGAATATGGCTACTCGCTTGAACATCCGGGCGGGCTGACCATCTGGGAAGCCCAGTTTGGTGATTTTGCCAACGGCGCCCAGGTCATCATCGACCAGTTTATCGCCAGCAGCGGTTCGAAATGGGACCGCACCAGCGGCATTACGATGTTTCTGCCGCACGGCTACGAGGGACAAGGCGCAGAACATTCGAGCGCCCGCATAGAACGCTACCTGCAGCTCTGCGCCGGCAACAACATGTTCGTCGTCAACCCGACGACCCCGGCCCAGCACTTCCACCTCCTGCGGCGCCAGGCTAAACTGCCATTCCGCCGGCCGCTGATCGTCTTCACCCCCAAAAGCCTGTTGCGGCACCCCGATTGCCGATCCTTGCTCGACGAACTCGAAAAGGGATCCTTTCAGGAGGTCATTAGTGACGACCTCCCCCCCGCCAAGTGCAAGCGGATCATCTTCTGCAGCGGCAAGATCTATTATGACCTGTTGCGGCAACGGACCGGAAGAAAAGCCGCAAAAATTGCCCTTGTCCGGATCGAACAACTGTATCCTCTGCGCACTGACAAAATCACAGCGATCCTCAAAGAGTACCCGGAGGATGTCGAGATCTGCTGGGCCCAGGAGGAACCGGCCAACAGTGGGGCCTGGTCACATATTGAGCCGCAGTTGCGCAAGCTGGCCGACCGCAACATCCGCTACATCGGCCGGGCGGCGGCAGCTGCAACAGCTGTCGGCTCGCATCGGCTGCACAACCTCGAACAGAAACGCCTGGTTGAAGAGGCGCTGAAGCTTTAA
- a CDS encoding LemA family protein yields the protein MDISPAWIVLGVLFFILTALILYVIVVYNGLVRLKNNIDKSWSNIDVLLKQRFDELPKLIKVCEGYMQHEQKTLEAVIKARSQVTSARTEKQQMQAENMLTDTLRSLFMVVERYPDLKADKSFRQLGARITEIENQIADRRELFNDSVNIYNIRIEQFPDVLVARLFNFGGRTLWQIDPAHRQDVKVEFNRS from the coding sequence ATGGATATCAGCCCCGCCTGGATTGTTCTCGGAGTTCTGTTTTTCATCCTGACCGCTCTGATTCTTTATGTCATTGTTGTTTATAATGGTCTGGTCCGCCTGAAAAACAACATCGATAAATCCTGGAGCAATATCGACGTTCTGCTCAAACAACGCTTCGATGAATTACCAAAGCTGATCAAGGTCTGTGAAGGCTACATGCAGCATGAGCAGAAAACCCTTGAGGCGGTGATCAAGGCCCGGTCGCAGGTCACTTCGGCGCGCACTGAGAAACAGCAGATGCAGGCCGAAAACATGCTGACCGACACCCTGCGCTCCCTGTTTATGGTCGTTGAACGCTACCCCGACCTCAAAGCTGACAAGTCATTTCGCCAGCTCGGTGCGCGCATCACCGAAATCGAAAACCAGATTGCCGACCGCCGCGAACTGTTCAATGATTCGGTCAACATCTACAACATCCGGATTGAACAGTTCCCCGATGTCCTCGTCGCCCGGCTCTTCAATTTCGGTGGCCGCACACTGTGGCAGATCGATCCGGCGCACCGGCAAGATGTCAAGGTTGAGTTCAACAGGAGCTGA